The following proteins are co-located in the Leucoraja erinacea ecotype New England chromosome 4, Leri_hhj_1, whole genome shotgun sequence genome:
- the rps20 gene encoding 40S ribosomal protein S20 yields MAFKDAGKAPVEQEVAIHRIRITLTSRNVKSLEKVCADLIRGAKEKNLKVKGPVRMPTKTLRITTRKTPCGEGSKTWDRFQMRIHKRLIDLHSPSEIVKQITSISIEPGVEVEVTIADA; encoded by the exons ATG GCATTTAAAGATGCTGGCAAAGCACCCGTAGAACAGGAGGTTGCAATCCATCGCATTCGAATCACTTTGACCAGCCGGAATGTGAAATCACTTGAGAAAG tttgtgcTGATCTAATTCGTGGTGCCAAAGAGAAGAACCTAAAAGTCAAAGGACCTGTTCGCATGCCCACCAAG ACTCTGCGTATCACAACAAGAAAGACTCCTTGCGGTGAAGGTTCCAAAACCTGGGATCGTTTCCAAATGCGGATCCACAAGCGCCTAATTGATTTACACAGTCCATCTGAAATTGTGAAACAGATCACCTCCATCAGTATTGAACCTGGTGTTGAGGTAGAGGTTACTATTGCCGATGCTTAA